From one Flavobacterium kingsejongi genomic stretch:
- a CDS encoding SDR family NAD(P)-dependent oxidoreductase codes for MSLLKDKVAVVSGAGSGIGRAVAEAYAREGAKVVIADINVEHGEATVKAIKENGGDAFFVKADSSKAEENQKLVQAVVAQYGRLDIACNNAGMGGPAKPTGEYDPADWDRVIALNLSGVFYACRYQLEQMVKNGGGSIVNIASIHGEVAAPNSPAYTASKHGVVGLTKNIAVEYGQKNIRCNAVGPGYIETPLLSDHMDKNTIAAIAAKCAMNRLGTPQEVAELVVFLSSDKSSFTTGSYIIADGGYTAV; via the coding sequence ATGTCATTATTAAAAGATAAAGTGGCCGTAGTATCCGGAGCAGGTTCCGGAATTGGCCGCGCTGTTGCGGAAGCTTATGCCCGCGAAGGAGCTAAAGTCGTTATTGCTGATATTAATGTAGAACATGGAGAAGCTACTGTAAAGGCAATCAAAGAAAATGGGGGCGATGCTTTTTTTGTGAAAGCCGATTCCTCCAAAGCCGAAGAAAACCAGAAATTAGTACAGGCAGTAGTAGCCCAATATGGAAGACTGGATATCGCCTGTAATAATGCTGGAATGGGGGGTCCTGCAAAACCGACTGGAGAATATGACCCCGCCGACTGGGACAGGGTAATTGCCCTCAACCTGAGCGGCGTTTTTTATGCCTGTAGGTACCAACTGGAACAAATGGTTAAAAATGGTGGCGGAAGCATTGTCAATATTGCGTCTATCCACGGCGAGGTTGCAGCACCAAATAGTCCTGCATACACTGCTTCCAAACATGGTGTGGTGGGATTGACCAAAAATATAGCCGTAGAATACGGTCAGAAGAATATTCGTTGTAATGCGGTAGGGCCGGGTTATATTGAAACCCCGCTATTGTCCGACCACATGGATAAAAATACCATCGCTGCAATTGCGGCAAAATGTGCGATGAACCGTCTTGGAACACCACAGGAAGTAGCCGAGTTGGTTGTATTCCTTAGTTCAGACAAATCCTCATTCACCACAGGCAGCTATATCATTGCCGACGGTGGGTATACCGCAGTATAA
- a CDS encoding HD domain-containing protein produces MTVQTIYQDTLRFASIKHLGQTLPSSSIPYVVHLSNVAMEILVAAQHHSDFNLTLALQLALLHDTIEDTDTTYYELEEEFGTTVASGVLALTKNSALPKEARMMDSLNRIRESVPEVWAVKLADRITNLQQPPAHWDTAKKADYQEQAKVILAQLSGGNTFLEHRLAEKIKAYSQYL; encoded by the coding sequence ATGACCGTTCAAACCATTTATCAGGATACACTTAGATTTGCCAGCATCAAACATTTGGGACAAACGTTACCTTCGTCTTCCATTCCTTATGTGGTCCACCTGAGCAATGTCGCCATGGAGATCCTGGTGGCCGCACAACATCATTCCGATTTTAACCTGACACTGGCCTTGCAGCTGGCCTTACTTCATGATACGATTGAAGATACCGATACGACCTACTATGAGCTGGAAGAGGAGTTTGGAACCACGGTAGCTTCAGGAGTATTGGCGCTGACTAAAAACAGTGCATTGCCCAAGGAGGCACGCATGATGGATAGCCTGAACCGGATCCGGGAATCGGTACCGGAAGTATGGGCCGTAAAATTGGCCGACCGGATTACGAATCTACAGCAACCACCTGCGCATTGGGATACTGCCAAAAAAGCCGACTATCAGGAACAGGCTAAAGTAATCTTAGCCCAACTGTCGGGTGGGAATACGTTTCTGGAACACCGCCTGGCAGAAAAGATTAAAGCGTATAGCCAGTATTTGTAA
- a CDS encoding NADH-quinone oxidoreductase subunit N, giving the protein MYTLIAITGLGVLCLIAEIFNLRKAIVPVTIIGLLAILGFTVTQFNLPAAHYNNMVITDNFSVAFSSLFILLTVFLVAMSPDFHEKQIEKISDFVAIKLFLLAGGIAMVSFGNLAMFFLGIEILSISLYVLAASDRLSLKSNEAGMKYFLMGAFASGFILFGIALIYGATASFDTAEIFKAASLSTTQHDWFHIGITLISIGMLFKIAAAPFHFWAPDVYEGSPALTTATMSTLAKVVAMAAFFRLISTMMPEVSASFQNVILVISILSMTVGNIMALKQNNVKRMLAFSGISHAGFMLMTLLSITTAGGTLLYYTSAYALAGIASFAVILYVCKDKEDEDIFNFNGLGKTNPLLAAVLTGGLLSMAGIPIFSGFFGKFFLFNQVLNSGFVALVIIAVINSIISVGYYFKVILAMYTKPATEKTQHPTSYVYTAVAVVAILLNIALGLCPDMVLHLIQ; this is encoded by the coding sequence ATGTATACATTAATAGCTATTACCGGATTAGGGGTTTTATGCCTTATAGCTGAAATTTTCAATTTGAGAAAGGCAATTGTCCCGGTAACCATCATCGGATTACTGGCAATTCTGGGCTTTACGGTGACGCAATTCAATCTGCCTGCTGCACATTACAACAATATGGTGATTACCGATAACTTCTCGGTAGCCTTTTCTTCCCTTTTCATTCTGCTGACTGTTTTCCTTGTAGCGATGAGCCCGGATTTTCACGAAAAACAAATCGAAAAGATCTCTGATTTTGTTGCTATAAAATTATTCCTCCTTGCCGGAGGTATTGCCATGGTTTCTTTTGGGAACCTTGCGATGTTCTTCCTGGGTATCGAAATATTATCTATTTCCCTATATGTCCTGGCTGCCAGCGACCGATTAAGCTTAAAGAGTAATGAAGCGGGAATGAAATATTTCCTGATGGGAGCTTTTGCTTCCGGATTTATCCTTTTTGGTATCGCCCTGATCTATGGCGCTACGGCTTCTTTTGACACCGCTGAAATTTTTAAAGCAGCGAGTTTATCTACAACACAACACGACTGGTTCCATATCGGTATTACACTGATCAGTATCGGGATGCTTTTCAAGATTGCGGCTGCCCCATTTCATTTCTGGGCTCCGGATGTCTACGAAGGTTCCCCTGCACTGACTACGGCAACCATGAGTACTCTGGCTAAAGTAGTGGCTATGGCTGCTTTTTTCCGATTGATCAGCACCATGATGCCTGAAGTTTCGGCATCGTTCCAAAATGTTATCCTGGTTATTTCCATACTGTCTATGACCGTAGGTAATATCATGGCTTTGAAACAGAATAATGTAAAACGTATGTTGGCATTCTCCGGAATCTCACATGCCGGATTCATGCTGATGACCTTATTGAGCATCACTACAGCTGGCGGTACTTTATTATATTATACCTCAGCCTATGCACTCGCTGGTATCGCTTCGTTTGCAGTGATCCTGTATGTGTGCAAAGACAAGGAAGACGAAGATATCTTTAACTTTAATGGATTGGGTAAAACAAATCCTTTATTGGCAGCGGTACTTACGGGTGGCTTACTGTCTATGGCCGGGATTCCGATATTCTCCGGATTCTTTGGTAAATTCTTCCTGTTCAACCAGGTCTTGAATTCTGGATTTGTAGCCTTGGTGATCATTGCGGTTATCAATTCCATTATTAGTGTGGGGTATTACTTTAAAGTGATACTTGCCATGTATACCAAACCTGCTACAGAAAAAACACAACATCCTACTTCCTATGTTTATACTGCGGTAGCGGTTGTTGCCATCCTCCTGAACATCGCTTTAGGATTATGTCCAGATATGGTTTTGCACCTGATACAATAA